One window of Candidatus Phytoplasma solani genomic DNA carries:
- the plsY gene encoding glycerol-3-phosphate 1-O-acyltransferase PlsY → MQLTFIIFFLLFYALGSLPTGLIIGKLTQKKDLRFTGSCNIGATNASRILGAKWGIVVFLCDFLKGLIPTLICLHNKTLKDSVNESHNPNIAVCLLIILPILGHMFSIFNKLKGGKAIATSVGVITAINPLIGFLGILFFLLFLRFFGYASLASIIATLLVNLLLGINFIFNDDVFTRIPNIQDNKGMLYFFIISITCVVILKHYSNIVRLWQGKEYKFTFSK, encoded by the coding sequence ATGCAATTAACTTTTATTATTTTTTTTCTTTTATTTTATGCTTTAGGATCTTTGCCAACTGGCTTAATAATTGGGAAATTAACTCAAAAAAAAGATTTACGTTTTACTGGTTCTTGCAATATTGGTGCTACTAACGCTTCAAGAATTTTAGGAGCCAAATGGGGAATTGTAGTTTTTTTATGCGATTTTTTAAAAGGTTTAATTCCTACTCTCATTTGCTTACACAACAAAACACTTAAAGATTCAGTAAATGAATCTCATAATCCAAATATAGCTGTTTGTCTTTTGATAATTTTACCAATTTTAGGACATATGTTTTCTATTTTTAATAAATTAAAAGGTGGTAAGGCAATCGCAACATCAGTTGGGGTAATTACTGCTATTAATCCTTTGATTGGTTTTTTAGGAATTCTTTTTTTTCTTCTTTTTTTAAGGTTTTTTGGTTATGCTTCTCTGGCTTCAATCATAGCAACTCTTTTAGTAAACTTATTGCTTGGAATTAATTTTATTTTTAATGATGATGTTTTCACTAGAATACCAAATATCCAAGATAATAAGGGAATGTTATATTTTTTTATCATTTCAATAACTTGTGTTGTTATTTTAAAACATTATTCAAATATCGTCCGTCTTTGGCAAGGCAAGGAATATAAATTTACTTTTTCAAAATAA
- the ligA gene encoding NAD-dependent DNA ligase LigA: MSNLKLIEQKIKILVKQLLKANYQYYNLSQPKINDQQYDALLKELIALEEKYPQFILPYSPTLKIGGFVEKKFKTFKHQIPMMSLANAFNTQELKNFHNRLSKVSSSFSFFTELKIDGVAVSLKYQKGILTQALTRGNGILGEDILKNIQTIKTIPLKLNQPIDLEVRGEVYLSYTSFEKLNQQQEKKQKPLFANPRNATSGTLRQLNSKIVAQRNLSIFVYQLSFPELMKETQKESLEFLAFLGFMINPHYDLALTFEELLIKLKNYQNLKDRLDYDTDGVVIKVNELKLYSLIGTTSKVPKWAIAYKFPAKNSQSIVKKIIFQLGRSGMITPVCQIIPVIVDGSLISKVVLHNYDYIAKKDIRVGDHVTIHKAGSVIPEILEVIKSKRDGTQKKTTMILQCPYCHTDLVKKESEVDYFCLNENCKQQKIQKLIHFVSKKAMDINALGGQTIITLFQKNLIQRPSDLYLLNNHLNVLQSFPSFGVKKIQNILDAIQKSKTKPFENVLFALGIKHVGAKISQVLAKNFTTIDQLATSNFLNLILIPEIGEKIAASLETFFKEKNNLAEIEKLKKLGVTFQNLIANQSSKKTFFTNKKIVLTGALGKYSRLDLTKILKEMGAIISNSLSIKTDYLIVGANAGSKLTKAKKLKIAIIKEKQLEQLIQER, from the coding sequence ATGTCAAACTTAAAACTAATTGAACAAAAAATTAAAATTTTAGTTAAACAACTGTTAAAAGCCAATTATCAGTACTATAATTTAAGTCAACCTAAAATAAATGATCAACAATACGATGCTTTATTAAAAGAATTAATAGCTTTAGAAGAAAAATATCCTCAATTTATACTTCCTTATAGTCCTACTTTAAAAATAGGTGGTTTTGTCGAAAAAAAATTTAAAACATTCAAACATCAAATTCCTATGATGTCTTTAGCTAATGCTTTTAATACTCAAGAATTAAAAAACTTTCATAATCGTCTTAGTAAAGTTAGTTCCTCTTTTAGTTTTTTTACCGAATTAAAAATTGATGGAGTTGCTGTTAGTTTAAAATACCAAAAAGGGATTTTAACTCAAGCCTTAACCAGGGGTAATGGGATTTTAGGGGAAGATATTTTAAAAAACATACAAACAATTAAAACAATTCCTTTAAAATTAAATCAACCAATAGATCTAGAAGTAAGAGGTGAAGTTTATTTATCTTATACCTCCTTTGAAAAACTTAACCAACAACAAGAAAAAAAACAGAAACCACTTTTTGCCAATCCTCGAAATGCTACTTCAGGAACTTTAAGACAGCTTAATTCCAAAATAGTAGCACAAAGAAATTTATCAATTTTTGTTTATCAACTTTCCTTTCCTGAACTTATGAAAGAAACACAAAAAGAAAGCTTAGAGTTTTTAGCTTTCTTAGGTTTTATGATAAACCCTCATTATGATTTAGCTTTAACTTTTGAAGAATTATTAATAAAATTAAAAAATTACCAAAATTTAAAAGATAGACTTGATTACGATACCGACGGAGTTGTCATTAAAGTTAATGAACTTAAACTTTATTCATTAATAGGAACAACTTCTAAAGTGCCTAAATGGGCGATTGCTTATAAATTTCCAGCTAAAAACAGTCAAAGTATCGTCAAAAAAATTATTTTTCAATTAGGGCGTTCAGGGATGATTACTCCTGTGTGTCAAATTATTCCTGTTATAGTTGATGGTAGTTTAATTTCGAAAGTAGTTTTACACAATTATGATTATATTGCTAAAAAAGATATTCGTGTAGGAGATCACGTCACCATTCATAAAGCAGGTTCTGTTATTCCTGAAATTTTAGAAGTAATTAAAAGCAAAAGAGATGGCACCCAAAAAAAAACTACTATGATTTTGCAATGTCCTTATTGCCATACTGATTTAGTCAAAAAAGAAAGTGAAGTTGATTATTTTTGCCTCAATGAAAATTGTAAGCAACAAAAAATCCAAAAATTAATTCATTTTGTTTCGAAAAAAGCAATGGATATTAATGCTTTAGGGGGGCAAACAATTATTACTTTATTTCAAAAAAATTTAATTCAAAGACCATCGGATTTGTATTTATTAAATAATCACTTAAATGTACTTCAAAGTTTTCCTAGTTTTGGGGTTAAAAAAATACAAAATATTTTAGATGCTATCCAAAAAAGTAAGACTAAACCTTTTGAAAATGTTTTATTCGCTTTAGGGATTAAACATGTTGGTGCAAAAATTTCTCAAGTGTTGGCTAAAAACTTTACTACAATCGACCAACTTGCCACTAGCAACTTTTTAAATTTAATTTTAATTCCCGAAATTGGAGAAAAAATTGCTGCAAGTCTTGAAACATTTTTTAAAGAAAAAAACAATTTAGCGGAAATTGAAAAATTAAAAAAACTAGGAGTAACTTTTCAAAATCTTATCGCAAATCAAAGTTCCAAAAAAACCTTTTTTACTAATAAAAAAATTGTTTTAACGGGAGCATTAGGAAAATATAGTCGCCTTGATTTAACTAAAATATTAAAAGAGATGGGAGCTATTATTAGCAATTCCCTTTCAATTAAAACAGATTATCTAATAGTTGGCGCTAATGCTGGTTCTAAATTAACAAAAGCTAAAAAGTTAAAAATAGCAATCATCAAAGAAAAACAATTAGAACAATTAATCCAAGAAAGGTAA
- the whiA gene encoding DNA-binding protein WhiA has translation MSFTVEIKEEITLQKFSPLENFFELTALLHFGAELEKNHQKTILWFKTKNIKIARRFLILIKSFYDVNSFLMTNKEYNLPHLKSIHIGIEKNIPLILTKHHFLLTNQKDFLQELKKNTKTKKAYLRGVFLCIGYVSNPKKNNNHLEFFHQDITKIKLIQQLMLDFDLNAKQISHKKGFLVYLKKSQMIIDFLRLIGALEMVFQYEKTNIQKDFNKIIKSTINFEISNEKKIINTASKQLQSISLMEKNIPKKNWLHKNKKMMQIIELRKKYPDASMKELTQKYYNTYKQKITKSGINYYFQKIQEINKKEKEVKNECPKYRNRFSRNNKD, from the coding sequence ATGTCTTTTACTGTCGAAATCAAAGAAGAAATTACTTTACAAAAATTCTCACCTTTAGAAAATTTTTTTGAACTGACAGCTTTATTACATTTTGGTGCTGAATTAGAAAAAAATCACCAAAAAACTATTTTATGGTTCAAAACAAAAAATATTAAAATTGCTAGAAGATTCCTTATTTTAATCAAATCATTTTATGATGTTAATTCTTTTTTAATGACTAATAAGGAATATAATTTACCTCATTTAAAAAGCATTCATATAGGAATTGAAAAAAACATTCCTTTGATTTTAACAAAACATCATTTTTTATTAACTAATCAAAAGGACTTTTTACAAGAACTTAAAAAAAACACTAAAACAAAAAAAGCATATTTAAGAGGAGTTTTTTTGTGTATCGGCTACGTTTCTAATCCAAAAAAAAATAATAATCATTTGGAATTTTTTCATCAAGATATTACAAAAATTAAACTAATTCAACAATTAATGTTGGATTTTGACCTTAACGCTAAACAAATTTCACATAAAAAAGGTTTTTTAGTTTATTTAAAAAAATCACAAATGATTATCGATTTTTTAAGATTAATTGGGGCTTTAGAAATGGTATTTCAATACGAAAAAACCAATATTCAAAAAGATTTTAACAAAATAATTAAATCAACTATTAACTTTGAAATCTCTAATGAAAAAAAAATCATTAACACCGCAAGCAAACAATTACAATCCATTAGTTTGATGGAAAAAAACATTCCAAAAAAAAATTGGCTTCACAAAAACAAAAAAATGATGCAAATTATTGAATTAAGAAAAAAATATCCTGATGCTAGTATGAAAGAATTAACACAAAAATATTACAACACATATAAGCAAAAAATAACTAAATCAGGAATAAATTATTATTTTCAAAAAATCCAAGAAATAAATAAAAAAGAGAAAGAAGTTAAAAATGAATGTCCAAAATATCGGAATAGATTTAGTCGAAATAACAAAGATTAA
- a CDS encoding holo-ACP synthase: MNVQNIGIDLVEITKIKKIGLQFLATRILSFQEKRIFLTLQNNERKLTFLGGRWAAKEALFKAFRTQANLNYTKSNYRDWSILNDCNNAPYLEDKNWKNQVLLSISHTTNYALAMVLILQKKKKN, encoded by the coding sequence ATGAATGTCCAAAATATCGGAATAGATTTAGTCGAAATAACAAAGATTAAAAAAATAGGACTTCAATTTTTAGCTACAAGAATTTTATCTTTTCAAGAAAAAAGAATTTTTCTTACTTTACAAAACAATGAAAGAAAATTAACTTTTTTAGGAGGGAGATGGGCCGCTAAAGAAGCTCTTTTTAAAGCTTTTCGCACACAAGCTAATCTTAATTATACCAAATCAAACTATCGCGATTGGTCCATTTTAAACGATTGCAATAATGCTCCTTATTTAGAAGATAAAAACTGGAAAAACCAAGTTTTACTTTCTATTTCTCATACCACTAATTATGCTTTAGCGATGGTCTTGATTTTACAAAAAAAGAAAAAAAACTAA
- a CDS encoding TatD family hydrolase: protein MLIDTHAHLNVKTYAKDLDEVLKRAFQNDIKKIIVVGMDEKSNQKAFEIANKNKEIMVSFGIHPCSDFSKETSESILKYLKHPQTVAIGEIGLDLYHQQDNLDIQKKNFQDQVKIAIQYNLPIIIHARKSFEEIYRLLLPFKNKIRGVFHCLVFSCKEVQMALELGFYIGIGGVVTFKNTPVAQVIAKTTPLNRVLLETDAPYLTPYPFQGKRNEPAHIKIIAQKVAQLKNISLQEVARQTSNNVAQLFYNKSSF, encoded by the coding sequence ATGTTAATAGATACTCATGCGCATTTAAATGTGAAAACATATGCTAAAGATTTAGATGAAGTTTTAAAAAGAGCTTTTCAAAATGATATTAAAAAAATTATTGTAGTTGGAATGGATGAAAAAAGTAATCAAAAAGCTTTTGAGATAGCAAATAAAAATAAAGAAATAATGGTCTCTTTTGGGATTCACCCTTGTTCAGATTTTTCAAAAGAAACCTCCGAAAGCATCCTTAAATATCTCAAACACCCTCAAACAGTTGCCATCGGAGAAATTGGACTTGACTTGTATCATCAACAAGACAACCTAGACATTCAAAAAAAAAATTTTCAAGATCAAGTAAAAATAGCGATCCAATATAACTTACCAATAATTATTCATGCTCGCAAATCTTTTGAAGAAATTTACCGCTTATTATTACCTTTTAAAAATAAAATTAGAGGAGTTTTTCACTGTTTGGTTTTTAGTTGTAAGGAAGTTCAAATGGCTCTTGAATTAGGTTTTTACATAGGAATTGGCGGAGTTGTAACTTTTAAAAATACTCCAGTTGCACAAGTTATTGCAAAAACAACTCCTTTAAATAGGGTTTTATTAGAAACAGACGCTCCTTATTTAACTCCTTACCCTTTTCAAGGAAAAAGAAACGAACCCGCACACATTAAAATTATTGCTCAAAAAGTCGCTCAATTAAAAAATATTTCTTTGCAAGAAGTTGCAAGACAAACAAGTAATAACGTAGCGCAACTTTTTTACAATAAAAGTTCTTTTTAA
- the plsX gene encoding phosphate acyltransferase PlsX: MKIAVDAMGGDFAPLEIVKGSCLALENNPSLQIILYGDQNLITPIIAKNRFFLTQQISIKHTPHFLTMRDKNIRDQLKIKPDASLFLALKGALNEEVEGVVSAGGTQVLVLASHLILKKMPLMQRIAIAPIFKSFDNRIRILLDAGANVELKPQHLLMFAHYATIVAQEILSIKNPQVKLLNIGQEANKGRPVDLETYEILSKSPHINFGGNEEPQNILTTSADILLSDGFTANITLKTYEGTVLNFMKNIKQIMSQTLTKKIITKIYFKKELQKLQKKIDPREIGGAMLLGMNKIVIKAHGSSQDYAFCQAILQAQKMISTNINQKITQILKKQTS; encoded by the coding sequence ATGAAAATAGCGGTAGATGCGATGGGAGGCGATTTTGCTCCTTTAGAAATTGTTAAAGGATCTTGTCTAGCTTTAGAAAATAACCCTTCACTTCAAATCATTTTATATGGCGATCAAAATTTAATAACCCCTATTATTGCAAAAAATCGTTTTTTTTTAACACAACAAATTAGTATCAAACACACTCCACATTTTTTAACAATGCGCGATAAAAATATTAGAGACCAATTAAAAATAAAACCCGATGCCTCTTTGTTTTTAGCACTCAAAGGGGCTTTAAATGAAGAAGTAGAAGGAGTAGTTTCTGCAGGGGGAACTCAAGTTTTAGTTTTAGCTAGTCATTTAATTTTAAAAAAAATGCCTTTAATGCAAAGAATAGCTATAGCTCCTATCTTTAAATCATTTGATAATCGAATAAGAATTTTGTTAGATGCAGGGGCTAATGTGGAATTAAAACCACAACATTTATTAATGTTTGCTCATTACGCTACTATTGTTGCTCAAGAAATTTTATCAATTAAAAACCCTCAAGTAAAACTTTTAAATATCGGTCAAGAAGCAAACAAAGGAAGGCCAGTAGACTTAGAAACTTATGAAATTTTAAGCAAATCACCTCATATTAATTTCGGTGGTAACGAAGAGCCTCAAAATATTTTAACAACTTCAGCCGATATTTTATTAAGTGATGGTTTTACCGCTAATATAACTTTAAAAACTTATGAAGGAACAGTGCTTAACTTTATGAAAAATATCAAGCAAATTATGTCTCAAACTTTAACTAAAAAAATCATTACTAAAATATATTTTAAAAAAGAGTTACAAAAGTTACAAAAAAAAATAGATCCTCGCGAGATTGGTGGCGCAATGCTTTTAGGAATGAATAAAATAGTCATTAAAGCCCATGGTTCTTCTCAAGATTATGCTTTTTGTCAAGCTATTTTACAAGCACAAAAAATGATTTCGACTAACATTAATCAAAAAATAACTCAAATATTAAAAAAACAAACATCATGA
- the rnc gene encoding ribonuclease III, whose protein sequence is MNVEYFLKKLNIVPKNLALYRKALTHSSYSNEKALLQEDNERLEFLGDAIIGLLMADHLYQKNQEDEGIMTKKRAQAVCEKSLTIYAKNINLQNYLFLGKGEKNKDFNTQSIMADAFEALFGAIYLDLGYSFAKKIFQKLVIPHLSKVINIVDFKTQLQEIIQSEKKTIQYKIVSEQGPAHSKKFVAEVYLEKNLLGSGEGTTKKAAEQKAAQEALSKVAKS, encoded by the coding sequence ATGAATGTTGAATATTTTTTAAAAAAATTAAATATTGTGCCGAAAAATCTTGCTTTATATCGAAAAGCTTTAACACATAGTTCTTATTCTAACGAAAAAGCACTTTTACAAGAAGATAACGAAAGATTAGAATTTCTGGGTGATGCTATCATTGGACTTTTAATGGCAGACCATTTATACCAAAAAAATCAAGAAGATGAAGGAATTATGACTAAAAAAAGAGCTCAAGCTGTCTGTGAAAAATCTTTAACTATTTATGCTAAAAATATCAACTTACAAAATTATCTTTTTTTAGGAAAGGGTGAAAAAAACAAAGATTTTAACACTCAAAGCATTATGGCTGATGCTTTTGAAGCTTTATTTGGGGCAATTTACTTAGATTTAGGATATTCTTTTGCTAAAAAAATTTTTCAAAAATTAGTAATTCCTCATTTATCAAAAGTTATTAATATTGTTGATTTTAAAACTCAATTACAAGAAATAATCCAATCAGAAAAAAAAACCATTCAATATAAAATAGTTTCGGAACAAGGGCCTGCGCACTCTAAAAAATTTGTGGCTGAAGTTTATTTAGAAAAAAACTTATTAGGTAGCGGCGAGGGAACAACCAAAAAAGCAGCTGAACAAAAAGCAGCTCAAGAAGCATTATCTAAAGTCGCCAAAAGTTAA
- a CDS encoding DnaD domain protein: protein MLKKLYEDGFLLMEKILIQEYQKLNLTYQELTILMFLFDFSKKRVFSSNTLAKKAGISKNEVENILEKLLSKGFFELFQETKGNRIIEVFSLNLTFEKIEKIYLEDVEKEKEASKTTLIQETINFLEKNKGQELVSYELDVVKGWYQNQEFSHQEIKTTIEEAFHYKKTSVFYIDKLLHKKQLTQVEPNEKDDQLLKKLFKKVK from the coding sequence ATGTTAAAAAAACTTTATGAAGATGGTTTCTTGTTGATGGAAAAAATATTAATTCAAGAATATCAAAAATTAAATTTAACTTATCAAGAATTAACTATTTTAATGTTTTTATTTGATTTTTCTAAAAAAAGGGTTTTTTCTTCGAACACTTTAGCTAAAAAAGCAGGTATCAGTAAAAATGAAGTTGAAAATATTTTAGAAAAACTACTCTCTAAAGGTTTCTTTGAACTTTTTCAAGAAACTAAAGGAAATCGAATAATTGAAGTTTTTTCTCTTAACCTTACCTTTGAAAAAATAGAAAAAATATATTTAGAGGACGTTGAAAAAGAAAAAGAAGCTTCTAAAACAACTTTAATTCAAGAAACTATCAATTTTCTTGAAAAAAACAAAGGTCAAGAATTAGTCTCTTATGAACTAGATGTAGTTAAAGGTTGGTATCAAAATCAAGAATTTAGTCATCAAGAAATTAAAACAACTATTGAAGAAGCATTTCATTATAAAAAAACATCGGTTTTTTATATCGATAAATTATTACATAAAAAACAATTAACTCAAGTAGAACCCAACGAAAAAGATGATCAACTCTTGAAAAAACTTTTTAAAAAAGTTAAATAA
- a CDS encoding CTP synthase: MNNKPLKTKFIFITGGVVSSLGKGITAASIGQILKNRGFKVSIQKLDPYINVDPGTMSPYQHGEVFVTDDGAETDLDLGHYERFLDENMSKSSNITAGQIYQSVINKERQGKYLGKTVQVIPHITEEIKQKLIKAAIFHQSDIVIVEIGGTVGDMESAPFLEAIRQFRHDFGYHNVLYLHTTLLPYLKKAQEIKTKPTQHSVKELRSLGIQPQILVLRSEIPINQEIKNKVSSLCDINAKAIFEALDVDILYQIILNFFNQGIDNFILNHFQLPNNIKANLKDWHFLITRIQNLKEKLVIALVGKYVILKDAYLSIVEALKHAAYYYNFDIEIKWIDSEKLNSSNIITFLSDCNGILVPHGFGARAVEGKILAIQYAREKNIPFFGICFGMQLAVIEYANNVLFLEGANSTEINEKTSYPVITKKITNANLGGTLRLGSYRCVLKENSKSKAIYQQETIYERHRHRFEMNPYYVSLFEKSNDFLVAGLNPEQNLPEIIELKKHPWFIAVQFHPEFLSRPLKPHPLFKSFIETSLLNKKKIDKKN, translated from the coding sequence TTGAATAATAAACCTTTAAAAACAAAATTTATTTTTATCACTGGTGGGGTTGTTTCTAGTTTAGGCAAAGGTATCACCGCTGCTTCTATTGGACAAATTTTGAAAAATCGAGGATTCAAAGTTAGTATTCAAAAATTAGACCCATATATTAATGTTGATCCTGGAACTATGAGCCCTTATCAACATGGAGAAGTTTTTGTTACTGATGATGGAGCTGAAACTGATCTTGATTTAGGACATTATGAAAGATTTTTAGATGAAAACATGTCTAAAAGTTCTAATATTACCGCAGGACAAATTTATCAAAGTGTTATCAACAAAGAAAGACAAGGTAAATATTTAGGAAAAACTGTGCAAGTAATCCCACACATTACTGAAGAAATTAAACAAAAATTAATAAAAGCCGCTATATTTCATCAATCTGATATTGTAATTGTAGAAATTGGTGGAACTGTTGGCGATATGGAATCTGCTCCTTTTTTAGAAGCTATTAGACAATTTCGTCATGATTTTGGCTATCATAATGTTTTGTATTTGCATACCACTTTACTTCCTTATTTAAAAAAGGCCCAAGAAATAAAAACAAAACCGACTCAACATAGTGTTAAAGAATTACGTTCTTTAGGGATACAACCTCAAATTTTAGTTTTAAGAAGTGAAATACCAATTAATCAAGAAATTAAAAACAAAGTATCTTCTTTATGCGATATTAACGCTAAAGCTATTTTTGAAGCTTTAGATGTAGATATTTTATATCAAATTATTTTAAATTTTTTTAACCAAGGGATTGACAATTTTATTTTAAATCATTTTCAGTTACCAAACAACATTAAAGCTAATTTAAAAGATTGGCATTTTTTAATCACTCGAATTCAAAATTTAAAAGAAAAATTAGTGATTGCTTTGGTTGGTAAATATGTTATTTTAAAAGATGCTTATTTATCAATCGTTGAAGCTTTAAAACATGCCGCCTATTATTATAATTTTGATATTGAGATTAAATGGATTGATTCAGAAAAATTAAACTCATCTAATATTATAACTTTCTTGAGTGATTGCAATGGTATTTTAGTTCCTCATGGTTTTGGTGCTCGCGCTGTTGAAGGAAAAATTTTAGCTATTCAATATGCACGCGAAAAAAATATTCCTTTTTTTGGTATTTGCTTTGGGATGCAGTTAGCAGTGATTGAGTATGCAAACAATGTATTATTTTTAGAAGGAGCTAATTCTACTGAAATTAACGAAAAAACTTCTTATCCAGTTATTACAAAAAAAATAACAAATGCTAATTTGGGAGGAACTTTAAGATTGGGTTCTTATCGATGCGTTCTTAAAGAAAATAGCAAAAGTAAAGCTATTTATCAACAAGAAACTATTTATGAAAGACATCGTCATCGTTTTGAAATGAATCCTTATTATGTTTCTTTGTTTGAAAAAAGTAATGATTTTTTAGTTGCAGGGTTAAACCCCGAACAAAACCTTCCAGAAATAATTGAGTTAAAAAAACATCCTTGGTTTATTGCAGTACAGTTTCATCCTGAATTTTTATCAAGACCATTAAAACCTCACCCTTTGTTTAAAAGTTTTATTGAAACTTCTTTATTAAATAAGAAAAAAATTGATAAAAAGAACTAG
- a CDS encoding phosphatidylserine decarboxylase, producing the protein MKIVNLEGKIIKQNSVSFIQKFLYTNLEKNFFKRMLLKILITRPISWLVTLYWYTPWSCGYARNIIQKHQIILKYFEKQQFNSYNDFFTRKYKTIPFDNNNLSFISPCESKLSIYPIKSNSFYQIKDTNYSLVDLLQNKNLAMDYQDGYLLVFRLEPHDYHRYLFIDQGYFLTQIKKIQGKLHTVNPIAFESFDVFKENTREYSVLQTKNFGKIVQIEIGALLVGKIKNHSSQTFQKGEEKGYFECGGSTIVILVQKNVVLFDQRILKNTQQSCETQIKIAEVIGKKISR; encoded by the coding sequence ATGAAAATTGTTAATTTAGAAGGTAAAATAATTAAACAAAATTCGGTTTCTTTTATCCAAAAGTTTTTATACACTAACCTAGAAAAAAACTTTTTTAAAAGAATGCTTTTAAAAATATTAATTACAAGACCTATTTCTTGGTTAGTTACTTTGTATTGGTATACTCCTTGGTCATGTGGATACGCAAGAAATATTATTCAAAAGCATCAAATTATTTTAAAATATTTTGAAAAGCAACAATTTAACTCTTACAATGATTTTTTTACTAGAAAATACAAAACAATACCCTTTGATAATAATAACCTTTCTTTTATAAGTCCTTGCGAAAGTAAATTAAGTATTTATCCTATTAAAAGTAACTCCTTTTATCAAATTAAAGATACTAATTATAGTTTAGTTGATTTATTGCAAAATAAAAACTTAGCAATGGATTATCAAGATGGTTATTTACTTGTTTTTCGTTTAGAACCTCATGATTATCATCGCTATCTTTTTATTGATCAAGGATATTTTTTAACTCAAATAAAAAAAATTCAAGGCAAATTACATACCGTTAATCCTATCGCGTTTGAAAGTTTTGATGTTTTTAAAGAAAACACAAGAGAATATAGTGTTTTACAAACTAAAAATTTCGGAAAAATAGTTCAAATAGAAATAGGAGCTTTGCTAGTTGGAAAAATCAAAAATCATTCTTCTCAAACTTTTCAAAAAGGGGAAGAAAAAGGTTATTTCGAATGTGGTGGTTCTACTATTGTTATTTTAGTACAAAAAAATGTGGTTCTTTTTGATCAACGTATTTTAAAAAATACCCAACAAAGTTGTGAAACACAAATTAAAATCGCTGAAGTGATTGGCAAAAAAATCAGTAGATAA
- a CDS encoding CDP-alcohol phosphatidyltransferase family protein, with protein MFLGLYNYTTYLTYLNLLSGFFGISFAVVGKYTSSLIFLLLAGICDMFDGLVSRTKKNSTIFEKRYGIQIDSLADMISFGILPILINYSLIVPKTKEKESIMFLTRHTPFFYLIWFCWGLYLLAALIRLAYYNVLAESDNKSSKKFIGFPVTTVAMVFPFVGFLKMISKSLSLQINDVQILNDVFWFWVHFVCIILLTFLFLCDKIILKKPKAKKTIIIVGIVGIIWIIFFVIMKIYPRK; from the coding sequence ATGTTTTTAGGATTATATAATTATACCACTTATTTAACTTATCTTAATTTATTAAGTGGTTTTTTTGGAATTAGTTTTGCAGTTGTCGGAAAATACACCTCTTCTTTAATTTTTCTTTTACTTGCAGGTATTTGTGATATGTTTGATGGTTTAGTTAGTAGGACTAAAAAAAATAGTACTATTTTTGAAAAAAGATATGGTATTCAAATCGATTCTTTAGCTGATATGATAAGTTTTGGGATTTTACCTATTTTGATTAATTATTCTTTAATTGTTCCAAAAACAAAAGAAAAAGAAAGTATTATGTTTTTAACCCGCCACACGCCTTTTTTTTATTTAATTTGGTTTTGTTGGGGTTTATATCTTTTAGCTGCTTTAATTAGATTAGCTTATTATAATGTTTTGGCTGAAAGTGATAATAAAAGTTCTAAAAAGTTTATCGGTTTTCCTGTCACAACTGTAGCGATGGTTTTCCCCTTTGTGGGTTTTTTAAAAATGATTAGTAAATCATTATCATTGCAAATAAATGATGTGCAAATATTAAATGATGTATTTTGGTTTTGGGTTCATTTTGTATGCATTATACTTTTAACTTTCTTGTTTCTTTGCGACAAAATTATATTGAAAAAACCAAAAGCCAAAAAAACTATTATTATCGTTGGTATCGTTGGTATTATTTGGATTATTTTTTTTGTTATTATGAAAATATATCCTAGAAAGTGA